The following coding sequences are from one Humulus lupulus chromosome X, drHumLupu1.1, whole genome shotgun sequence window:
- the LOC133805041 gene encoding protein NSP-INTERACTING KINASE 2-like, protein MATNNFTSKYLVGKGGFGNVYKGCLRDGIVVAVKRLKDGNAIGGEIQFQTEVEMISLAVHMNLLQLYGFCMTASERLLVYLYMSNNSVASRLKAKHMDSQQRQVHKG, encoded by the exons atggcaacaaacaacttcaccagcaagtacttggttggaAAAGGTGGTTTTGGAAATGTCTACAAAGGCTGTCTCAGAGATGGTATAGTAGTAGCAGTTAAAAGGCTTAAAGATGGTAATGCCATTGGTGGTGAGATTCAATTCCAAACTGAAGTTGAGATGATCAGCCTGGCAGTTCACATGAACCTTCTTCAGCTTTACGGGTTTTGTATGACGGCCTCTGAGAGGCTCTTAGTTTACCTCTATATGTCAAACAACAGTGTTGCCTCCCGCCTCAAAG ctaagcatatggactcacaacaaagacaagtgcacaaaggatga